One genomic window of Micrococcus flavus includes the following:
- the gtfA gene encoding sucrose phosphorylase: MRNGVQLITYADRLAPDLPGLRRLLTAPEWRDVFTGVHVLPFFTPHDGADAGFDPTDHTRVDPRLGTWDDVAGIARTHDVTADVIVNHVSSESEAFRDVLARGEASEHADLFLTFSSVFPDGATEETLTAIYRPRPGLPFTPYTAGGERRLFWTTFTPQQIDIDVHSPAARAYLLSILDALGRSGASMVRLDAAGYAVKTPGTSSFMTPETFAFIDEFTAAAHERGLEVLVEIHAHHRTQMEIASAVDRVYDFALPPLLLHTLYSGDAGALRRWLDIRPANAVTVLDTHDGIGVIDVGPEGDAPGLLTAPQIDVLVEGIHEHSEGASRRATGAAASNLDLYQVNCTYYDALGRDDAAYLLARAVQVFVPGIPQVYYVGALAGHNDLALLERTGVGRDINRHRYTEAEISADSARPAVRAQKELFVLRNTHPAFAGECSVAGQGGELSLAWVHGEARATLRVDLVSPADSSITLTGDGGERVLTLREMLDRR, encoded by the coding sequence GTGCGCAACGGCGTCCAGCTCATCACCTATGCGGACCGGCTCGCCCCCGACCTGCCCGGCCTGCGGCGGCTGCTGACCGCGCCGGAGTGGCGGGACGTGTTCACGGGCGTGCACGTGCTGCCGTTCTTCACCCCGCACGACGGCGCGGACGCCGGCTTCGACCCCACCGACCACACCCGGGTGGACCCCCGCCTGGGCACATGGGACGACGTGGCCGGGATCGCGCGGACGCACGACGTGACGGCGGACGTGATCGTCAACCACGTCTCCTCCGAGTCCGAGGCCTTCCGAGACGTCCTGGCCCGCGGCGAGGCGTCCGAGCACGCCGACCTGTTCCTCACCTTCTCCTCCGTGTTCCCCGACGGCGCCACCGAGGAGACCCTGACCGCGATCTACCGGCCCCGGCCGGGCCTGCCCTTCACGCCGTACACGGCGGGCGGTGAGCGCCGCCTGTTCTGGACCACGTTCACGCCGCAGCAGATCGACATCGACGTGCACTCGCCTGCCGCCCGGGCGTACCTGCTCTCCATCCTGGACGCGCTCGGCCGCTCGGGGGCCTCCATGGTCCGCCTCGACGCCGCCGGCTACGCCGTGAAGACTCCCGGCACGTCCAGCTTCATGACGCCGGAGACGTTCGCGTTCATCGACGAGTTCACCGCGGCGGCGCACGAGCGCGGCCTCGAGGTGCTCGTGGAGATCCACGCCCACCACCGCACCCAGATGGAGATCGCCTCCGCGGTGGACCGCGTGTACGACTTTGCGCTGCCCCCGCTGCTGCTGCACACGCTCTACTCGGGGGACGCGGGCGCGCTGCGGCGGTGGCTGGACATCCGCCCGGCCAACGCCGTCACCGTGCTGGACACGCACGACGGGATCGGCGTGATCGACGTCGGCCCCGAGGGGGACGCGCCCGGCCTGCTCACGGCGCCGCAGATCGACGTGCTCGTGGAGGGCATCCACGAGCACTCCGAGGGCGCCTCCCGCCGGGCGACCGGGGCGGCCGCCTCGAACCTGGACCTCTACCAGGTCAACTGCACCTACTACGACGCCCTCGGCCGCGACGACGCCGCCTACCTGCTGGCGCGCGCCGTGCAGGTCTTCGTCCCCGGCATCCCGCAGGTGTACTACGTGGGCGCGCTGGCCGGGCACAACGACCTCGCCCTGCTGGAGCGCACCGGCGTGGGCCGAGACATCAACCGCCACCGCTACACGGAGGCGGAGATCTCCGCGGACTCCGCGCGGCCCGCGGTGCGCGCCCAGAAGGAGCTGTTCGTCCTGCGCAACACGCACCCCGCCTTCGCCGGGGAGTGCTCCGTGGCCGGCCAGGGCGGCGAGCTGTCCCTCGCCTGGGTCCACGGCGAGGCGCGCGCGACGCTGCGCGTGGACCTCGTCTCCCCCGCCGACTCGAGCATCACGCTCACCGGGGACGGCGGCGAGCGGGTGCTGACCCTGCGGGAGATGCTGGACCGACGCTGA
- a CDS encoding inorganic phosphate transporter: MTAVLALVLLLTVLLGLVTGFRDAPNAVALPVRFRALSPRIALVMAAVLNTVGTLLGMAMLGAAVAVVGGLDAVAAGALPGLAVALTVALAWGLLLWWLRMPISMTHAVLAAIAAAHLAAHVALGVPLDEAFSRDAHRDVLLSLALSPVLAWGLSRLLTPLVVRLGTTGTTVNVQHRARLALALSSGMTALGHGVQAGQRLAMVWLLAAAGALGAGLPAATDLTRPFAASAVVFAAAVGAGTLGGAWRIGWTLTERLVILDPLRASVAAAVPAVLLFLGSLLLHLPLSSTHTLTASIVGAGQTQTYASVRWPTLARVVAWWLLTPLVCGALAFALGLATLRLLG, encoded by the coding sequence GTGACCGCTGTCCTGGCCCTCGTCCTGCTGCTGACCGTCCTGCTCGGGCTGGTCACGGGCTTCCGCGACGCCCCCAATGCGGTGGCGCTGCCGGTCCGGTTTCGGGCGTTGTCCCCGCGGATCGCGCTGGTCATGGCGGCCGTGCTGAACACCGTGGGCACGCTGCTGGGGATGGCGATGCTCGGGGCGGCAGTCGCGGTCGTGGGCGGCCTGGACGCCGTGGCCGCGGGCGCGCTTCCCGGTCTGGCGGTGGCGCTCACGGTGGCCCTGGCGTGGGGCCTGCTGCTGTGGTGGCTCCGGATGCCGATCTCCATGACCCACGCCGTCCTCGCCGCGATCGCCGCGGCCCACCTCGCGGCGCACGTGGCCCTCGGGGTCCCGCTGGACGAGGCCTTCAGCCGTGACGCCCACCGGGACGTGCTCCTGAGCCTGGCCCTGTCCCCCGTGCTCGCGTGGGGGCTGTCGCGCCTCCTCACGCCGCTCGTGGTGCGCCTGGGGACCACGGGCACCACGGTGAACGTGCAGCACCGCGCCCGCCTCGCGCTGGCCCTGTCCTCGGGCATGACGGCCCTGGGCCACGGCGTGCAGGCCGGGCAGCGGCTGGCGATGGTCTGGCTGCTCGCGGCGGCGGGCGCGCTGGGCGCGGGGCTGCCCGCCGCCACAGACCTGACCCGGCCGTTCGCGGCCAGCGCCGTGGTGTTCGCGGCGGCCGTGGGCGCCGGCACGCTCGGCGGGGCCTGGCGCATCGGCTGGACCCTCACCGAGCGCCTGGTGATCCTGGACCCGCTGCGGGCCTCCGTGGCCGCGGCCGTCCCGGCCGTCCTGCTCTTCCTCGGGTCCCTGCTGCTGCACCTGCCCCTGTCGTCGACGCACACGCTCACCGCGAGCATCGTGGGGGCCGGCCAGACGCAGACCTACGCGTCCGTGCGGTGGCCCACCCTGGCCCGCGTCGTCGCCTGGTGGCTCCTGACGCCCCTAGTGTGCGGCGCCCTGGCCTTCGCCCTCGGCCTCGCGACCCTGCGCCTCCTCGGCTGA
- the pstB gene encoding phosphate ABC transporter ATP-binding protein PstB, with protein sequence MSKRIQANDVDVYYGTFKAVEGVNIEIAPRTVTAFIGPSGCGKTTFLRSINRMHEVLPGAHVEGELLLDGENIYASNVDPVRVRSQIGMVFQRPNPFPTMSIRDNVLAGYKLNGTRLNKARADEIVEKSLRGANLWNEVKDRLDKPGSGLSGGQQQRLCIARSIAVEPNVILMDEPCSALDPISTLAVEDLINELKEEYTVIIVTHNMQQAARVADKTAFFNIQGVGEPGKLIEFDETNTIFNNPSNQQTEDYVSGRFG encoded by the coding sequence ATGTCCAAGCGCATCCAGGCCAACGACGTCGACGTCTACTACGGCACCTTCAAGGCGGTGGAGGGCGTGAACATCGAGATCGCCCCCCGCACGGTCACCGCGTTCATCGGCCCCTCGGGCTGCGGCAAGACCACGTTCCTGCGCAGCATCAACCGCATGCACGAGGTGCTCCCGGGCGCCCACGTGGAGGGCGAGCTGCTGCTCGACGGCGAGAACATCTACGCGTCCAACGTCGATCCGGTCCGCGTCCGCTCGCAGATCGGCATGGTCTTCCAGCGGCCGAACCCGTTCCCCACCATGTCCATCCGGGACAACGTCCTGGCCGGCTACAAGCTCAATGGCACGCGCCTGAACAAGGCCCGCGCGGACGAGATCGTGGAGAAGTCCCTGCGTGGCGCCAACCTGTGGAACGAGGTCAAGGACCGCCTCGACAAGCCGGGCTCCGGCCTCTCCGGCGGCCAGCAGCAGCGCCTGTGCATCGCCCGCTCCATCGCGGTGGAGCCCAACGTGATCCTCATGGACGAGCCCTGCTCGGCCCTCGACCCGATCTCCACCCTCGCGGTCGAGGACCTGATCAACGAGCTCAAGGAGGAGTACACGGTCATCATCGTCACGCACAACATGCAGCAGGCCGCGCGCGTGGCGGACAAGACCGCGTTCTTCAACATCCAGGGCGTCGGCGAGCCCGGCAAGCTCATCGAGTTCGACGAGACGAACACCATCTTCAACAACCCCTCGAACCAGCAGACCGAGGACTACGTCTCCGGCCGCTTCGGCTGA